A part of Helicobacter fennelliae genomic DNA contains:
- a CDS encoding HNH endonuclease family protein — protein MEHIFPQKWQNTNYNGWTREDAKEYLEQIGNKMWLEKKINIQAGNGYFGRKKEKYKESNFLEARDLANYPKNDWLKEDIEARNEEIYNRLYAFFKENI, from the coding sequence ATGGAGCATATTTTTCCACAAAAATGGCAAAACACAAATTACAATGGCTGGACTAGAGAAGATGCTAAAGAATACCTAGAGCAAATTGGCAATAAAATGTGGCTTGAGAAAAAGATAAATATCCAAGCAGGCAATGGATATTTTGGCAGAAAGAAGGAGAAATACAAAGAAAGCAATTTTTTAGAGGCTAGGGATTTGGCTAATTACCCCAAAAATGATTGGCTAAAAGAAGACATTGAGGCAAGAAACGAGGAAATTTACAACAGACTTTATGCGTTTTTCAAAGAAAATATTTAA
- a CDS encoding DeoR family transcriptional regulator yields MCARLKNVNGLSLVQLANALEVSTKTIQRDL; encoded by the coding sequence CTGTGTGCGAGGCTCAAAAATGTTAATGGCTTAAGTTTGGTGCAACTTGCAAATGCGCTTGAAGTAAGCACAAAAACCATACAAAGAGATTTATAA
- a CDS encoding c-type cytochrome, producing the protein MPGTNALAIVYKDTEIPALLESRSDLTPEMVSVFVRYGKHSMPFFRKTEINDEELKLLNAYLSRNTK; encoded by the coding sequence ATGCCCGGAACCAACGCTTTGGCTATCGTATATAAAGATACTGAGATTCCGGCTTTGCTAGAGAGTAGAAGTGATTTGACACCAGAGATGGTTTCTGTTTTTGTCCGCTATGGCAAGCATTCTATGCCGTTTTTCCGCAAAACAGAGATAAACGATGAGGAGCTTAAACTTTTAAATGCGTATTTGAGTAGGAATACAAAATAG
- a CDS encoding p-cresol methylhydroxylase subunit, whose protein sequence is MQEFALPLSLEQKKQVKHKVSLGIPIAHPRSWMYRAFCFMLRFSNSRDNQEQNLKMRQAYREMVKVAAQNGWGDYRVAPTFQDDVMNAYSFNDYILRRFSEQLKDCIDPNGILAPGRGGI, encoded by the coding sequence GTGCAAGAATTTGCCTTGCCTCTAAGCCTTGAGCAAAAAAAGCAGGTCAAGCACAAAGTGAGTCTTGGCATTCCAATTGCGCATCCTAGAAGCTGGATGTATCGCGCGTTTTGTTTTATGCTAAGGTTTAGCAATTCTCGAGACAATCAAGAGCAGAATCTAAAAATGCGACAAGCATATCGAGAAATGGTAAAAGTTGCAGCTCAAAATGGTTGGGGTGATTATCGCGTTGCACCGACATTTCAAGATGATGTTATGAATGCATATTCGTTTAATGATTATATATTGCGTCGCTTTAGCGAGCAGCTCAAAGATTGCATAGATCCAAATGGTATTTTAGCACCAGGGCGAGGTGGAATCTAG
- a CDS encoding HAD-IC family P-type ATPase: MLFGNIDILPPHLSLPNNTQEDKITLFLATNNEILALFSLQDRLKMDAKQTLELFKQHNISSSIISGDNAINTQNVAHLLDITESYSKALPEDKMQLLKEKSKQHKILMVGDGANDAPALAYANASMAFASSFDIASQSADIINYMSMGFLRSQTLES; the protein is encoded by the coding sequence ATGTTATTTGGTAATATTGATATTTTGCCCCCACATCTATCACTTCCCAACAACACACAAGAAGATAAAATCACACTCTTTCTCGCCACAAATAATGAGATTTTAGCACTATTCTCCCTGCAAGATAGGCTAAAAATGGACGCCAAGCAAACCTTAGAACTTTTTAAACAACACAACATCAGCTCAAGTATCATTAGTGGGGATAATGCGATAAATACGCAAAATGTAGCACATTTGCTTGACATTACAGAATCTTATAGCAAAGCCCTGCCAGAAGATAAAATGCAGCTTTTAAAAGAAAAATCAAAACAGCATAAGATTCTAATGGTGGGCGATGGGGCAAATGACGCCCCTGCCCTTGCCTATGCGAATGCTTCTATGGCATTTGCCTCTTCATTTGATATTGCTTCACAAAGTGCGGATATTATTAACTATATGTCGATGGGCTTTTTGCGCAGTCAAACTTTGGAATCGTAA
- a CDS encoding S6 family peptidase, with translation MLFIAVIAQAQSINIGNFYYRDYLDFGQNKGAFSGNGSTTITGKDGKEFTIPQTPNFSASSNNGNLAAVGRGFAVTANHVVNFTPSYDTLGTYRTFDLSTYQIADTSGGTGISKPYGRDEKFTRFDKYVVEGQVDMLDFENSIESKNPTQESKNIESFKTLFNNLAKDNEDNVYLYQAGSGIITLRGNTNTKIDRIENGETKGGGFGTLKQDSIAYEKLVHCPSEDGCSNRDVYGMYFNYIPNSNFNNRITSGDSGSGIYAYDKTNNKWVLLGVTSQSQDGLNRAYISAVSNKDLQDYQSKFEQKINLKIQDPAVANIWTLNGNNLKFESRGDMPQESKTLEQNKDIIFRGGGTIKVQTNIYRNVSGQAGGFVFEAGDSATSTNPTTYKFINENGKTHSFIGSGLDIGENVVVEWHLRNGEIQNNGKTTYDSLHKIGKGELIIKTQNVDSTKLGTLKIGEGKVTLDTNKKAFDNIYITSGRGELALKKDKAEALGATKDGANSVSGTTSENSYTLSQDKNSEMGFYFGKGGGKFDLAGNSLVLNTIAANDSKAIITNSNASTQSTLEIQGLGYDTNGKKTTNKADTIIHASIGDNTNGTPANLNLIYTGDKTAVNSHSERSEESTRSNSVDSSLSTKAQNDSTASLIFDGNININGKLNATNANIALQGHATTHATISNETIRNQITNAENGTQKGMPDYMDLSKPSTLNQPDWDDRIFKIAQGITLTDSTLTLGRNATLESNINASGNSTIKFGGNVKHFIDNKDGANINGSGFGYYQKVEVGNLSEEMQKIANETIHYKGKITATGGTIESHILDFNASLDLKNSAKLTADYLTLTNTDSVSLDSTSSATTKTLKLQNVSDSNLNTIFTNSNTTNSVKLKVTEALWFNSVGSADSPFDLTKLDSANVKIEQNYDIRGVKSSITGNTKDLSANVSLFEEANLTLQSLTLKNTKANEVTSGATNAIKNSVYLGNNTTESTFTKLSLTESLKAENLDKAQIQLDGKSEIIAPKITFNNVKDGILALDKDSKLTSANGNANIEVSGANSSLKISILGDKNFDINAQGGSKITLGLLESRDKTQTPSANFSGTITAKDSSVVATALESITASVDLSGSAKLNAMDIVLQNSHNSIKLSDTATLTAQTITAKSVANLTLQQNGGTANIGKFIFDGGTTTLTGNLIGNNIELKNSTIKTTDLTFNNKQNTTLELDKDSKLDITNLKVENANLMLNFVNSATSTANLTNINLNNNANLNINSWDFGNKTTFSSNGNSRVTFENATYMQNSTAKNISVDSTISQMLTLSNVGKDSTKSDDRFKTLTFDKNLTFSENAKVQVKLDSSVKKGESSITLGTYYTLISAGSIFDNRTDSRIDFIFDSVKESDKLFVVSKYDNDKKNLLIKFLESAPNTFNELNKQISHASSRYSEILKALTEVRPNDEAIDTATRTDNYSVLDKRIQTIDSDLNEIAQGNKTRQTRNLLFSNDQTINTRISQVRLAQSGRNKHLRFAQNDTMYRIQSLMQGAVRSDAMPSYARERELDLSNSVWLNVGGGYFGGDSKMGFGATNIGYDRLIYAGSSDILLGAMFGFGGSNAYTGDMTDSAMFYNIGLYLHSIFDSQGGKYGGHEIQSNISFSINDNHKTIESKSAKNTAFGTLFALYYKYNFILAQNNTISHALKPVVVLALGYNRNGAFEINEYKQATYNSVNFSYGLGVEYNAVMSESFYSLALTLKDMAYSGGERVFMSLSGAQNFIGYSLESAPRFSAEINLIGSHKLTDALYLQYGIAGMVDSGTNYGAKGDIKIGYKF, from the coding sequence GTGCTATTTATCGCAGTTATTGCACAGGCGCAAAGTATAAATATAGGCAATTTTTATTATAGGGATTATTTGGACTTTGGGCAAAATAAAGGCGCATTTAGTGGCAATGGTAGCACCACGATAACGGGCAAAGACGGCAAGGAATTTACAATCCCACAAACCCCAAACTTCTCTGCTTCAAGCAATAACGGCAATCTTGCGGCGGTAGGGCGTGGCTTTGCAGTTACGGCTAATCATGTGGTAAATTTCACGCCTAGTTATGATACACTCGGCACTTACCGCACATTTGATTTAAGCACTTATCAAATCGCTGATACAAGCGGTGGCACTGGTATTTCAAAGCCTTATGGTAGAGACGAAAAATTTACTCGCTTTGACAAATATGTCGTTGAAGGGCAAGTGGATATGCTTGATTTTGAAAACTCTATCGAAAGCAAAAACCCTACACAAGAAAGCAAAAATATAGAGAGTTTTAAAACCTTATTTAATAATCTTGCAAAAGATAATGAGGACAATGTTTATCTTTATCAAGCTGGTTCAGGTATCATCACTTTAAGAGGCAACACAAATACAAAGATTGACCGAATAGAAAACGGCGAGACAAAGGGCGGGGGCTTTGGCACACTAAAACAAGATAGCATAGCTTATGAAAAACTTGTGCATTGTCCTAGTGAGGATGGTTGCTCTAATAGAGATGTATATGGTATGTATTTTAATTATATTCCAAATTCAAATTTTAACAACCGCATTACAAGCGGAGATAGTGGGAGTGGAATTTACGCTTATGACAAGACAAATAACAAATGGGTTTTGCTGGGCGTTACTTCACAATCACAAGATGGGCTAAATAGGGCTTATATTTCTGCTGTTTCAAACAAGGATTTACAAGATTATCAAAGCAAATTCGAGCAAAAGATAAATCTTAAAATTCAAGACCCCGCAGTGGCGAATATTTGGACACTTAATGGTAACAATTTGAAGTTTGAGTCAAGAGGCGATATGCCACAAGAATCTAAAACTTTGGAACAAAACAAAGACATAATTTTTAGAGGTGGTGGGACAATTAAGGTGCAAACCAACATTTACCGAAATGTAAGCGGACAAGCTGGGGGCTTTGTCTTTGAAGCTGGAGATTCGGCTACTAGCACGAATCCTACGACTTACAAATTTATAAACGAAAACGGCAAAACTCACTCTTTTATAGGCTCTGGGCTTGATATAGGCGAAAATGTCGTGGTAGAATGGCATTTGAGAAATGGGGAAATACAAAATAATGGCAAAACTACATACGATTCTCTCCATAAAATAGGCAAGGGCGAACTTATCATCAAAACGCAAAATGTCGATAGCACAAAACTAGGCACGCTGAAAATCGGCGAGGGCAAGGTTACGCTAGACACCAACAAAAAGGCTTTTGACAACATTTACATTACAAGCGGACGGGGCGAACTTGCGCTTAAAAAGGACAAGGCTGAGGCATTAGGCGCGACAAAAGACGGCGCAAATTCAGTAAGTGGCACAACTTCGGAGAATTCTTACACGCTATCGCAAGATAAAAATAGCGAAATGGGCTTTTATTTTGGCAAGGGCGGAGGCAAGTTTGATTTGGCGGGCAACTCGCTAGTGCTTAACACCATAGCCGCAAATGATAGCAAGGCTATCATCACAAATTCAAACGCAAGCACGCAATCCACGCTAGAAATTCAAGGCTTGGGTTATGACACGAACGGCAAAAAAACGACAAATAAAGCCGATACCATAATCCACGCAAGTATCGGCGACAACACAAACGGCACACCTGCAAATTTAAATCTCATCTACACGGGCGACAAAACGGCGGTAAATAGTCATTCTGAGCGTAGCGAAGAATCCACACGCTCCAATTCAGTGGATTCTTCGCTTTCTACGAAAGCTCAGAATGACAGCACAGCGAGCTTGATTTTTGACGGAAATATCAATATAAATGGCAAACTCAACGCCACAAATGCGAACATTGCACTTCAAGGACACGCCACCACCCACGCTACGATTTCTAACGAAACGATTCGCAATCAAATTACAAACGCCGAAAACGGCACGCAAAAGGGAATGCCTGATTATATGGATTTAAGCAAGCCATCAACCCTAAATCAACCCGACTGGGACGATAGAATTTTTAAAATCGCACAAGGCATTACGCTTACAGATTCCACGCTTACGCTTGGGCGCAATGCCACACTTGAATCAAATATCAACGCTTCGGGTAATTCAACAATCAAGTTTGGTGGCAATGTCAAACATTTTATCGACAACAAAGATGGCGCAAATATCAATGGAAGCGGTTTTGGCTACTATCAAAAAGTGGAGGTTGGGAATTTAAGCGAGGAAATGCAAAAAATCGCAAATGAGACTATACACTACAAAGGCAAAATTACCGCAACAGGTGGCACGATAGAATCGCATATTTTGGATTTTAATGCAAGTTTGGATTTGAAAAATAGTGCGAAATTGACGGCGGACTATTTGACTTTGACAAACACAGATTCTGTTTCACTAGATAGCACTTCAAGCGCAACTACCAAAACGCTAAAATTGCAAAATGTAAGCGATAGCAATTTAAACACGATTTTTACAAATAGCAACACCACAAATAGCGTGAAGCTAAAAGTTACCGAAGCATTATGGTTTAATAGCGTGGGCAGTGCGGATTCGCCCTTTGATTTAACCAAATTAGATTCGGCAAATGTGAAAATAGAACAAAATTACGACATTAGGGGCGTTAAATCCAGCATTACAGGAAATACTAAAGATTTAAGCGCAAATGTTTCGCTTTTTGAGGAAGCGAATCTAACGCTACAAAGCCTTACACTAAAAAATACAAAAGCAAATGAAGTAACGAGTGGCGCAACAAATGCGATTAAAAATAGCGTGTATTTGGGCAATAACACAACCGAATCCACATTTACAAAACTTTCGCTTACCGAATCGCTAAAAGCGGAAAATTTAGATAAGGCACAGATTCAGTTAGATGGCAAAAGCGAGATTATCGCACCAAAAATCACATTTAACAATGTCAAGGATGGCATTTTGGCACTTGACAAAGATTCAAAACTCACGAGTGCAAATGGCAATGCAAATATCGAAGTTAGTGGTGCAAATTCAAGCCTAAAAATCAGCATTTTAGGCGATAAAAATTTTGATATAAACGCACAAGGTGGGAGCAAAATCACGCTAGGTTTGCTTGAATCTAGAGATAAAACACAAACGCCAAGTGCGAATTTTAGTGGGACAATCACTGCCAAAGATTCAAGCGTGGTGGCAACTGCGCTTGAATCTATCACAGCAAGTGTGGATTTGAGTGGCAGTGCGAAATTAAATGCGATGGATATTGTGCTACAAAATAGCCATAATTCAATCAAATTAAGCGACACCGCCACGCTTACAGCGCAAACAATCACTGCAAAAAGTGTGGCGAATCTTACTTTGCAACAAAACGGCGGAACGGCAAATATAGGAAAATTTATTTTTGATGGCGGGACTACAACGCTTACGGGCAATCTTATCGGTAACAATATCGAGTTAAAAAATAGCACGATTAAAACTACTGATTTGACTTTCAATAACAAGCAAAACACCACACTTGAGCTTGATAAAGATTCAAAGCTAGATATTACGAATCTAAAAGTAGAAAATGCGAATCTTATGCTAAACTTTGTTAATTCGGCGACAAGCACGGCAAATCTAACAAATATCAATCTAAATAATAATGCGAATCTAAATATCAATTCGTGGGATTTTGGCAACAAAACGACATTTTCAAGCAATGGCAATTCTCGTGTAACTTTTGAAAATGCCACTTATATGCAAAATAGCACAGCAAAAAATATCAGTGTAGATTCTACTATAAGTCAAATGCTTACACTTTCAAATGTCGGTAAGGATTCTACCAAAAGCGATGATAGATTTAAAACACTCACATTTGATAAAAATCTCACATTTAGCGAAAATGCAAAAGTCCAAGTTAAGCTAGATTCAAGTGTAAAAAAAGGCGAATCTAGCATTACTTTAGGCACATATTACACGCTCATAAGCGCGGGTAGCATATTTGATAATCGCACCGATTCACGCATAGATTTTATTTTTGATTCAGTCAAAGAAAGCGACAAACTCTTTGTAGTCAGCAAATACGACAATGACAAGAAAAATCTACTTATCAAATTCCTTGAATCCGCCCCAAATACCTTTAATGAGCTAAATAAGCAAATCTCTCACGCCTCTAGCCGATATAGCGAGATTTTAAAAGCCCTTACAGAGGTGCGTCCAAACGATGAAGCGATTGATACTGCCACACGCACCGATAATTACAGCGTCCTAGATAAACGGATTCAAACTATTGATAGCGATTTAAATGAAATAGCACAGGGCAACAAAACGCGTCAAACGCGCAATTTGCTCTTTTCAAATGACCAAACGATAAATACACGCATTTCGCAAGTCCGCCTAGCACAGAGTGGGCGCAATAAGCACTTGCGATTTGCGCAAAATGACACTATGTATCGCATTCAATCCCTAATGCAAGGCGCAGTTAGAAGCGATGCGATGCCTAGCTATGCGCGTGAGCGCGAATTAGACTTGTCAAATAGTGTGTGGCTAAATGTGGGCGGTGGATATTTCGGTGGGGATAGCAAAATGGGCTTTGGTGCGACAAATATCGGCTATGATAGGCTTATTTATGCGGGTAGTAGCGATATTTTGCTTGGTGCAATGTTTGGCTTTGGTGGCTCAAATGCATACACAGGCGATATGACAGATAGCGCGATGTTTTATAATATCGGGCTATATTTGCATAGCATTTTTGATTCGCAGGGTGGAAAATACGGCGGACACGAGATTCAAAGCAATATCAGTTTTAGCATTAACGATAATCACAAAACTATCGAATCTAAAAGTGCGAAAAATACGGCATTTGGGACGCTTTTCGCACTCTATTATAAATACAACTTTATTTTAGCGCAAAATAATACCATTAGCCACGCGCTAAAACCTGTGGTAGTTTTGGCGTTAGGCTACAATCGCAATGGTGCGTTTGAAATCAATGAATACAAGCAGGCAACATATAATAGCGTGAATTTTTCCTATGGGCTTGGCGTGGAATATAATGCCGTGATGAGTGAGAGCTTTTATAGCTTAGCGCTCACGCTAAAAGATATGGCATATAGTGGCGGTGAGCGCGTATTTATGAGTTTAAGCGGAGCACAGAATTTTATCGGCTACAGCCTTGAATCTGCCCCACGATTTAGCGCAGAAATCAATCTCATAGGCTCACATAAGCTAACAGACGCGCTATACTTGCAATATGGAATCGCTGGAATGGTAGATAGTGGCACGAATTATGGTGCAAAAGGCGATATAAAGATTGGGTATAAATTTTGA
- a CDS encoding ABC transporter ATP-binding protein: MAKISRRDFIKSSVLATLAVSGIQASIQDSLFPTNLDSKVLSLTYFLKDSWCEGLDFSHIKAQKILPVDGDISGIYSELKHALQNKAIIGSISSELTFFVVSRMAADYGMSVIYDKKENGVRAWILAPKGIKIQGHTFSFIIAISASLVVAACTAGIAYLIEPLLDTLQGKTPRATPFFSFEELAQDDKMALAMMLMIIGVYFGKSVGTYIQTYFMNLIGQDIVRQLRRL; encoded by the coding sequence ATGGCAAAGATTTCTCGTAGAGATTTTATCAAAAGTTCTGTGCTTGCTACTCTTGCTGTGTCTGGCATTCAAGCTTCCATTCAGGATTCTTTGTTTCCTACCAACTTGGATTCAAAAGTTCTATCGCTTACATATTTTCTGAAAGATTCTTGGTGTGAGGGCTTGGATTTTAGTCATATCAAAGCACAAAAGATTCTGCCAGTAGATGGCGATATAAGTGGCATTTATAGTGAGCTTAAACATGCGCTTCAAAATAAAGCCATTATAGGAAGCATAAGTAGTGAGCTGACTTTTTTTGTGGTGAGTCGTATGGCGGCAGATTATGGTATGTCTGTGATTTATGACAAAAAAGAAAATGGTGTTCGTGCTTGGATTCTCGCACCAAAGGGTATAAAAATTCAAGGGCATACATTTTCATTTATTATCGCTATTAGTGCTTCACTTGTAGTTGCTGCCTGCACAGCGGGGATTGCCTATCTCATTGAGCCACTTTTAGATACCTTGCAGGGTAAAACGCCACGAGCTACGCCATTTTTTAGCTTTGAAGAATTAGCACAAGATGACAAGATGGCATTAGCTATGATGCTTATGATTATCGGCGTGTATTTTGGTAAATCTGTGGGGACATATATCCAAACATATTTTATGAATCTTATTGGGCAGGACATTGTGCGGCAACTCCGCCGATTATAA
- the rplQ gene encoding 50S ribosomal protein L17: protein MRHNHGYRKLGRTSSHRKALLKNLAIALIDNKKIETGIFKAKELQTYIEKLVTTARVGDFNAHRLVYAYLQNKSATKKLVAEIAPQYKDRNGGYTRINRTRTRRGDASQMAMIEFV, encoded by the coding sequence ATGAGACATAATCATGGGTATCGCAAATTAGGTAGGACTTCATCTCACAGAAAGGCATTGCTTAAAAATCTTGCTATTGCGTTGATTGATAATAAAAAAATAGAAACAGGTATTTTTAAAGCAAAAGAATTGCAAACATACATTGAAAAATTAGTTACAACAGCAAGGGTTGGAGACTTTAATGCGCATCGTCTTGTGTATGCGTATCTACAAAACAAAAGTGCGACAAAAAAGCTTGTTGCAGAGATTGCGCCTCAATACAAAGATCGCAATGGTGGCTATACAAGGATTAATCGCACAAGAACTCGCCGTGGAGATGCTTCACAAATGGCGATGATTGAATTTGTATAA
- a CDS encoding DNA-directed RNA polymerase subunit alpha codes for MDIFKTIPHIPTDIQVVEKGKDRIQVSVWPFEPGYAITFAHPLRRLMLSCTPGYAPVTLQINGVSHEFDSIRGIIEDVATFIVNLKNIRFSNKGEELQNTINLHYEFKGPMVLRGANLVTDEIDVVNKDAYLATINDDASFGFSIVVKRSIGFKPNEAIRKDKEFSNEIGVIPLDAYFTPVKRVVYEIEDVLVEDNPNYEKIVFDIETDGQVAPLDVFKNSIAMAQAHLGIFGSDVSVLNPDIKIPTEDSLDLKTLLIKIDTLNLSTRCFHCLDKIGVQYIGELVLMKENELKGIKNMGKKSFDEIAEKLASLGYPIGTSLSTEVSNAFNKKIAKTK; via the coding sequence ATGGATATTTTTAAAACAATTCCCCATATTCCAACAGATATTCAGGTTGTAGAAAAGGGTAAGGATCGTATTCAAGTGAGTGTATGGCCTTTTGAGCCGGGATATGCTATTACTTTTGCACATCCATTGCGAAGACTTATGCTCTCTTGCACTCCTGGATATGCTCCAGTTACATTACAAATCAATGGAGTATCGCATGAATTTGATTCTATACGTGGCATTATCGAAGATGTGGCGACATTTATCGTCAATCTCAAAAATATACGTTTTTCAAATAAAGGCGAAGAACTTCAAAACACCATAAATCTTCATTATGAATTTAAAGGTCCTATGGTGCTTCGTGGAGCAAATCTCGTTACAGATGAGATAGATGTTGTCAATAAAGATGCTTATCTTGCCACGATTAATGATGATGCGAGTTTTGGTTTTTCTATTGTTGTCAAACGTTCTATTGGATTTAAGCCAAATGAAGCGATCAGAAAAGACAAAGAATTTTCTAATGAAATCGGCGTGATTCCCCTTGATGCGTATTTCACACCTGTAAAAAGAGTTGTGTATGAAATTGAAGATGTTTTGGTCGAAGATAATCCAAATTATGAAAAAATTGTTTTTGACATTGAAACTGATGGGCAAGTTGCTCCATTAGATGTATTTAAAAACTCAATCGCAATGGCACAAGCACATTTGGGTATTTTTGGAAGTGATGTATCTGTGCTTAATCCTGATATAAAAATTCCCACAGAAGATTCTTTGGATCTCAAAACATTACTCATCAAAATTGACACACTCAATCTTAGCACTCGTTGCTTCCATTGCCTTGATAAAATCGGCGTGCAATATATCGGTGAGCTTGTATTGATGAAAGAAAATGAGCTAAAAGGCATTAAAAATATGGGTAAAAAGTCTTTTGATGAAATCGCAGAGAAGCTTGCATCGCTTGGCTATCCTATCGGCACATCTTTGAGCACAGAAGTCTCAAACGCATTTAATAAAAAAATTGCCAAAACAAAATAA
- the rpsD gene encoding 30S ribosomal protein S4 — MARYRGPVEKLERRFGVSLALKGERRLAGKSSLDKRPYGPGQHGQKRGKISEYGMQLREKQKAKVMYGVSEKQFRSIFVEANRLDGNTGENLIRLIEQRLDNVVYRMGFATTRRFARQLVTHGHILVDGKRLDIPSYFVKEGQKIEVIEKSKNNTQIVRAMDLTSQSGLVPWVDVDKDKKFGIFTRYPQREEVVIPIEERLIVELYSK, encoded by the coding sequence ATGGCAAGATATAGAGGACCTGTAGAAAAACTCGAAAGACGTTTTGGGGTTTCATTAGCCCTCAAAGGCGAAAGACGTTTAGCTGGAAAAAGCTCTCTTGATAAACGTCCTTATGGACCTGGACAGCATGGACAAAAAAGAGGAAAAATTTCAGAATATGGTATGCAGCTACGAGAAAAACAAAAAGCAAAAGTTATGTATGGTGTTTCTGAAAAGCAATTCCGATCTATTTTTGTGGAAGCCAATCGATTGGACGGCAATACAGGTGAGAATCTCATACGACTTATTGAGCAACGATTAGATAATGTTGTGTATCGTATGGGGTTTGCGACTACGCGTCGATTTGCTCGTCAGCTTGTTACGCATGGGCATATTTTGGTTGATGGTAAGAGATTGGATATTCCTTCATATTTTGTCAAAGAAGGGCAAAAGATTGAAGTTATCGAAAAATCCAAAAATAACACACAAATTGTGCGTGCAATGGATTTGACATCTCAAAGCGGTTTGGTTCCTTGGGTTGATGTTGATAAAGATAAAAAATTTGGTATTTTTACGCGGTATCCACAAAGGGAAGAGGTTGTGATTCCGATTGAAGAAAGGCTCATTGTTGAGTTGTATTCTAAATAA
- the rpsK gene encoding 30S ribosomal protein S11 gives MAKNIAKKRVVKKNIARGIVCISATFNNTNVTITDEMGNVICWATAGGLGFKGSKKSTPYAAQQAVESALAKAKEHGIKEVGIKVQGPGSGRETAVKSVGATEGIKVLWLKDVTPLPHNGCRPPKRRRV, from the coding sequence ATGGCTAAAAATATTGCAAAAAAAAGAGTTGTAAAGAAAAATATAGCAAGAGGCATTGTGTGTATATCTGCTACTTTCAATAACACAAATGTAACAATTACTGATGAAATGGGTAATGTGATTTGTTGGGCTACTGCCGGAGGATTGGGCTTCAAAGGAAGCAAAAAATCAACTCCTTATGCCGCACAGCAAGCCGTAGAGAGTGCTCTAGCAAAAGCTAAAGAACACGGAATCAAAGAAGTGGGGATAAAAGTTCAAGGTCCAGGAAGTGGTCGAGAAACTGCTGTTAAGAGTGTTGGTGCGACTGAAGGTATTAAAGTTCTATGGTTAAAAGATGTAACTCCATTGCCACACAATGGTTGCAGACCACCTAAAAGAAGAAGAGTGTAA
- the rpsM gene encoding 30S ribosomal protein S13: MARIAGVDLPKKKRIEYALTYIYGIGLKSARDILNAVHISFDKRVNDLSEDEVSTISKKIQESYVVEGDLRKKTQMDIKALMDLGSYRGLRHRKGLPVRGQTTKNNARTRKGKRKTVGAKA; this comes from the coding sequence ATGGCTAGAATTGCTGGTGTAGATTTGCCAAAGAAAAAAAGAATAGAGTATGCACTGACCTATATTTATGGTATTGGATTAAAAAGTGCAAGAGATATTTTAAATGCTGTTCATATTTCTTTTGATAAGCGAGTTAATGATCTCAGCGAAGACGAAGTTTCGACGATTTCAAAAAAAATTCAAGAATCGTATGTTGTTGAAGGTGATTTAAGAAAAAAAACTCAAATGGATATTAAAGCATTAATGGATTTAGGTAGCTATCGTGGCTTGCGTCATAGAAAAGGATTGCCCGTTCGAGGACAGACAACAAAAAACAATGCTCGGACACGAAAAGGCAAGAGAAAAACAGTTGGCGCAAAAGCGTAA
- the rpmJ gene encoding 50S ribosomal protein L36 translates to MKVRPSVKKMCDKCKIIKRKGVIRVICSTPKHKQRQG, encoded by the coding sequence ATGAAAGTGAGACCATCGGTCAAAAAAATGTGTGATAAATGCAAAATTATCAAACGTAAGGGTGTTATTAGAGTGATTTGCTCAACCCCAAAACATAAACAAAGACAAGGATAA